ACACGCGCCCCGCGTTCGCGGACAGCGCGCGCAGCACCTCGTACTCCGTGGCCGTCAGTTCCAGTGGGCGGCCGGCCAGGGTCGCCTGGCGCCGTTCGTAGTCGATCGCGAGTTGTCCGAGCACGAAGGGCGCCGGTTCGGAGTGCTTCCGCAGCGCGGCCCGAACTCTCGCCGCAAGCTCGGTCGGGGAGAACGGTTTGACGATGTAGTCGACGGCGCCGGCGCCAAGGGCCCGGGCGATCGTCTCGTCCCGTCCATAGGCGGAGATGAAGATGACCGGCAGATTGGCCAGTTCGGGAACATGCTGCATCAGCGCAATCCCGTCGGTCCCGGTCAGCATGAGGTCGAGCAGGATCAGGTGGGGTTTCTCGGTCCGGATGACGTGTGACAGTTCCCGGTGGTCGCCGGTCACGAAGGCGGCGTAGCCCTCCGCGGTGAGCACGTCACGGACATGGCGCAGCGCCTGCGGATCGTCGTCCACCACCAGGATGCGCTCCCGGGCCCGGCGCGGTCGGTGCGGGCCCACCGAATCCGGGACGGAGTCCGCTCTTCGAGGGTCCCCATCGGCATGTTCGGCCACCGGGACCGTGAAGGTGAACCTGGCCCCCTGGCCCTCCCCGGCACTCCTGGCCCAGATGCGCCCGCCGTGAGCCTCGACCAGTCCCTTGCAGATGGCCAGGCCCAGACCCCCGTCCAGATCCTGCCTCGCATCCCCTGTGCCGGCGTATTTTCGGAACAGGTGCGGGAGGCGCTCCACCGGAATGCCCCGGCCGTGGTCGGAGACCGAGATCGCGACGTGAGCGTTCTCCTGCCTTGCCGAAACCCTGATGGGCGATGACTCCGGAGAGTGCCTGGCCGCATTGGCGAAGAGGTTGTTCAGTACTTGCACGATGCGTTGTCGATCCACCGACACGCCGGGCAGAGCCTCGGGACGTGAACCGCGTGCCGCGCGCCGCCGTGTAGGAAGGTGTTCCTCGCCTGGTCCACCAGCGTTGCCACGTCCGAGGGTTCGGTCGAGACCGACAGTGTGCCTGTGGCGATTCGCCCGGCATCCAGCAAATCACCGATGAGACTGCTCATCTGATCGGCCTGCAGGTCGATGATGCGGAAGAACTGCAGCATTTCAGGTGTGGAGAAGCCCGGTGAAGTGCCGAGCACGGTTGCCGTAGACCCCTTGATCGAGGTGAGCGGCGCGCGCAACTCGTGACTCACGATCGCAAGGAACTCGGTCCGCAACCGTTCGAGTTCCTCGAATGGCGCC
The Candidatus Palauibacter australiensis genome window above contains:
- a CDS encoding response regulator yields the protein MQVLNNLFANAARHSPESSPIRVSARQENAHVAISVSDHGRGIPVERLPHLFRKYAGTGDARQDLDGGLGLAICKGLVEAHGGRIWARSAGEGQGARFTFTVPVAEHADGDPRRADSVPDSVGPHRPRRARERILVVDDDPQALRHVRDVLTAEGYAAFVTGDHRELSHVIRTEKPHLILLDLMLTGTDGIALMQHVPELANLPVIFISAYGRDETIARALGAGAVDYIVKPFSPTELAARVRAALRKHSEPAPFVLGQLAIDYERRQATLAGRPLELTATEYEVLRALSANAGRVSTYRSLFRSAWGRHPDHRAPKLVHAVVKRLRRKLGEDGTRAAYILNERGVGYRMPEPGETVSEA